AAATTTGTTGATAGAACGACGAAATTACTTGTGATAAGTGCGAATTAAGATCCATAATTCGTTAAATTATTAGCAATTTGGTTGGGGTTGAGAGAAACAGAAGAGAGAGAATTTTCTCAAGTTGTTTTAAACAAAGGGTAAATTCGGGATAAGGTGACAAAGTGTGCGGGATTAAGTAAAActatgtgcgggatttagcaaataCGTAAAAATAATGATTTTAAAAAGGAGTAAAATCAAATttactcttattattattattcctttCTAAAACAAACGTACATAACCAAAATCATCAGCTTACTCCCTTAAAAAAAAATCATCAGCTTACTAATATAGTTAGCTGATGTTAACCACCAGAAAAGGCCCAACCCCAAGATGTGCTTCTTGgatctaaataatattacaaAATTGGCCCATTGATAGTCAGGTTCTACCGGAGCGATTTTTATAGTTACGGAGATAAATACCAAATTATATAAGCGATACTAGTATGATTTACGACAAAAGCGATATTTTTCACTCTGTTTGGATTTATGTTTTACCGAATGGTACAATCAATTAGACTTCAAAGTTGTGAGTTTAACATGATTAGGTTCATTATATGTTAGATTGCACATAGGTCTGGACCGCACCCGTCAAGGAGGAGACATTATCCACTTTACAAATCAAAAAAGGTTCCATCCCAAAGCAATTGGCAATTGATGAAATAGGCCATTAGATTATAATCTAGATCACTCTTCTTTAACTCTCCGATGTGGAAGACCTATATAATATCCGAGTGtcgagtgtgaatgatcaaattgcttatcaaatgcaattctaaaatagaaaggacaacaattgactgagacaccccaaaatgaaattggacaacaaatgaccgggacagagggagtaatacaCTGGACTAAAGATTACATAATAATATAGATGTGAACATAATATGAGCATAATATAAAGAGAATATTTACGTATCTTCAATGAAAGAGTCGTACCCACATAATATCCGAGTGTCGAGTGTTGGAAAGTCAATAACAGATTCTATGCCATCAAGCTAGACATTTTGCTTAATACCTGCATATTTGAAGCTCCATAGAAGTAAAGTCTCACGATGCTCAAAATACTAACGTAGAGTGTCTACGTGAAATACTCGAAAACATGCTGACAAAAGAGCAGAACTACTGATGGTGACACTGGCAAAATTCATGAACACTAATATCAACTTGGGCAAGTTTAATTTATCGAAACACATATTTTCATATAATCTCTTTTTAGAAATTGTAACTAGACGGATATTGTGATAAAATGTCGTTCATACTCTACATCAATATCATTACACCAGATCAGAGTCAAATGAGGACTATATAAAGGGAATGGATGAAGTATTGAGAAGGGTAGTAAGTACTCTCATGACTTGAGTTCAAAACTACGTAGAATGAACAATAATACAAATCACATACTCGTAGTTAAGTTCGCCTGGTGTCTCTTTTCGATCTCTTTCATCACTCGGCATATTTAATGCATAATGAATCGAAACAGAAACCCTTCATAATTGGTATCTTTAGCCAATTAAAACCCTTTATAACTCTTTTAAGAAAATTGAAAACCATTTACTCATATATCATTCAGAAAGATGACTCAAGGAAATGAGAAATCTGGTGGTGAAGCCAAGAAAAAGATAGATTTGGTTTATGATCTCGGTTCCAGTCCCAGCTCAATTACGAGGGGCTAATTATGATAAGCAATGTGTCTACGTCGTCAATGGAACTCACATATGTCAATTGAAAAAGACCCTACACAAGATCCACCTTAGTCTATATTGATAAGTCTTTAATTCAAGTACATAACttgtatattgtttattagtctaTGGGTGTACAGTCAGCTATAGCTTAGTACTCTCTTTTGTCCAACATAGAGCTTTTCCTTTTGTCCACCAGTCCTTGTACAAGATCATCTGAGTATATGTGCTCCTTTGTACTCTTTGTATTTTACACACAAAAACTCTAATTCATTATCAATGATAATTCAATGAACTCAACCGCATTCTTCCGCATAATTCATCAATGTCTTCTACTTCCTGTTGCTTTTTTATAAAcgcaacatggtatcagagcctcaggAATGAGGAGACTGATATCCATACTAAAGAAGAGCATTTACTGAGATCCAACCATCTTGGTACAATCTTCTGCCTATTTAAAGAACTGAAACCTTCATTCTTTTTCACTCAGCCAACTCCCACTCTTCTGTTTTCTGCAACTTTACAACAAAAATCACTCAAACAAAAATGACAAATACCAACACTAATGATACATCAGAAACAAACACTAACAATACAATAGTAACTCAATCCAATGCTCCCTTTGTCATGGATCCCACTGACCCACTCTACCTGCACCCTGCAGAGAACACTCATCCTGTGGTGGTCGATACCAAACTATCTGGTATTGATAACTACCTTGAATGGAAGAGACAGATGGAACTTGCCATCTGCACAAAGAGGAAGCTGGGTTTTCTGACTGGAGTAGTGAAGAGGCCAGTGAATGATCCACTGAAGGAAGCTGCTTGGGACACTTGCAACTCCCTTCTTATCTCCTGGATCATGCACAATGTTGAGAAACAGATCAATAGATTTGTGATGTATGTCAAGACAGCAAAGGAAATCTGGGACTATCTTCAAACCCAGTTTTCAGTCAGCAATGAAGCAAGGAAGTTCATACTTAACAAGGAATTGGATGATCTCTCCCAGGGAGACAAGTCCATCAATGAGTACTTTACTGAACTCAGAATCCTATGGCAAAGTCTTGACATGATGACTAATTGGCCACCTGTGACCTAAGTTACAGCTGAGATCAATGCTTGGCTGTCTGCTCAACAAAAGGAGCAGGATGAAAGGAAGCTCTTCCAGTTCCTACatggcttgaactcttcatatgcCATCATGAGAAGCCATGTGCTAATGATGAATCTTCTTCCTACTGTGGAGGAAGTTGCTGCCATCTTTCAACATGAAGAGGCTCAAAGAAGGAACTACAAGAGCTCTGAAAAGGTGGAAAGTGACAACTCTGCTTTCTTTGCTGGACAGAGTGGACATCAGTATGGAATTGAAGCAGCTTCAAGAGGCTCACAGAATGGACCTACTTGCCCTCTCTGCCCCAGAAAAGGTCATGTTAAGGAAATGTGCTGGAAATAATTGGATACCCTGATGACCATCCAGTCTCTAAAAGGTTTCCTGAGAAATCCCAGTCATAGAAGCTCAAGGCTGGTCAACAAGGATCTAGCTCAAAAGGATACAGATCTGGAATGAACAAAGGCAAACAAAACTCTTACCCTAGGTATGGCAAAGCTGCACACAATGCAGTTACTGATGAACAGGGAGACATATGAGGCTCTATCACTCTCACAACTCAGCAATTTGAGCAGCTCATGAACAGCCAGAAAGGAAAAGGTTCAAGTAACTATCCTGAAACTGAGGATGAAATGGAAGTGAACTTTGCAGGTATGGCTTCTATGAACTGTTACTATGCCTCAAACACTACTGCTGAATGGATAATTGACTCAGGAGCCTCAGATCACATGATTTCTGATTTGAATTCTCAGGAAAATAAAAGAGAACTAAAAATCAAACCTAAAATAAACCTACCAAATGGTGAAACAACACAGGTTTCACACATAGGAACATATATGTTTGAAAATGGTATTACTCTGAACAATGTGTGCTTTGTACCAGCATTTAGACACAATCTCTTATCTGTCCAAAAACTCACAAGGGATGAACATTGTTCTGTGGTTTTTCATGAAAATTTGTGTGTCATATAGGACTCACATACCAAGAGGATTAAGGGGGCTTGGAAGAGCAAACAAGGGTGTTTACTATCTATTAAATAATGTTAGCAAATCTCACCCTAAGTTAGCCAATGGTCACATCAGGATGGATGATCCTGTCTCATGTAATGTAGCACTTCCTTTTTTAAATTCTAGCCATGGACAATCACCAGGTGGCATAATTTTCAACACTTGTAATGCACCTACTGACTCTTGTACTGGTTTGGTTCATATTAATGATAAAAATCCTGACTTATGGCATTTAAGGTTAGGACATGCTTCTGATGGCAAACTGCAACACATTTCTAACATTTCTAAATTAACTAAACATAAATCCAGACAAGTTTGCATCACTTGCTCAATGGCAAAACAGACCAGGTTACCTTTTCCCACAAGACAAGACAAATCCACTGAACTGTTTGCTCTTGTTCACATTGATGTGTGGGGACCCTACAGAAAAGAAACCAGACATAAACACAGACATTTTATGACCATTGTTGATGACTATTCAAGGGCTACATGGGTTTACCTTATGAAACACAAGTCTGAAGTGGCCTCCTTGTTGGTTCAATTTTATAAATTTGCCAAGAAACAATTTGGTAAGCCTGTCAAGACATTTAGGTCTGATAATGCTCTGGAACTTACTGAAGGGGACATCAAAAGATTTATACTATCCCAAGACATCTGGCAACAAACCAGCTGTGTTGACACCCCTCAACAGAATGGTGTTGCTGAAAGAAAACACAGACATCTTCTTGAAATAAGCAGGGCTATAAGATTCAGCTCAGGCCTACCTTTGTCATTCTGGGGTGACTGTGTCCTTACTGCAGCCTACATCATCAACAGACTACCATATGCTATCCTGAAGCACAGATCACCTTATGAAATGCTCTTTCATAAAATTCCTGCTTATGACAGAATGAAAGTTTTTGGATGCCTGGTTATGGTGCACAATCCCACTAGAGATAAAGATAAGTTCCAACCCAGGGGATTAGGGGAATACCCTGCATTTTCTTAGGATATCCCCTCTCTCAGAAAGGATACAGGGTCTATGACATTGTCAAGAAGACCACTTTTGTCTCTCGAGATGTCAGGTTCTTTGAGAATGTCTTTCCTTGCAAGATCAAGAACTTCGCTCAGTTCCTTCCAACCCTACAATCAGATGAACATCTCTCACCTATCTTACCTTCACAGCAAGACACTTCTACTCTCATTGAACCAGAACCAACAGTGTCTGTTCCTCCTTCCAGTGGGTCCTCTGCTTCTCTAGATGCCACTCCTTCCTCAAATACACCTACACCTGATCCATCTTGTATACCTGCTCCTGAGGATGCTGAGTCTCTTTGCAGGCCAAGTAGAAGCAGAAGGACTCCAGGGTGGACAAAGGACTACATAGTCAACAATCCTGTGATGGCTCCTACCACCATTGCCAATATAGTCCAACTTCACTTGGACAAACCATTTGCTGGGCCTGTATCCACACATCTAACCTGTCCTGATCCCACAACCTTCCAAGAGGCTATACAGGAccccaaatgggtggaagctatgaATTTGGAGTTAAAGGCTCTCCATGATAATAACACATGGATTCTTACAGATCTTCCAAAGGACAGAAAGGCCATTGgatgcaaatggatctttaaaacaAAGCACAATTCAGATGGCACCATCGACAGGCACAAAGCTCGACTTGTCTGTCAGGGATTCAGGTAAATGCCTGGCATTGattatgatgaaacttttgccccTGTGGCCAAAATGTCCACAGTGAGAGCACTCCTTGCTATAGTGTCCATGCAAAATTGGGAAACCTGCCAGATGGATGTGGCAAATGCCTTCCTTCATGGGGACTTGGTTGAAGATGTGTACATGAAGCCTCCCTTAGGCTACTCTGATGGTACTCTCACCATACCTGGTCAGGGGGAGTCAAGCCAACAGCTCACTGAAGGCAAAGTGTGTAAGCTTCTCAAATTCCTCTATGGACTCAAACAGGCACCCAGGTAGTGATTCTCTAAATTGTCCCAAGCTCTGCTCACTCATGGGTTTAAACAGTCCCATGCTGATCACTTCCTATTTGTCAAACAAATTAATGGGAGCACCAATGTTGTGCTCATCTATGTTGATGACATGGTTATAGCAGGGGATGATTCCTCAGAGATTCAAGCTCTTAAAGACCATCTCAACTCTACTTTCAACATGAAAGATCTAGGTGAACTTAACTATTTCCTAGGGATAGAAGTTGAGAGAAATAGTGCTGGGATCTTTATCTCACAAAGGAAATACACCTTGGATCTCTTGAAGTCTTTTGGAGTGGACAAATCAAGATCCATACAGCTTCCCATCAATCCAGTTATTAAGCTTGAACCAGGAAAAGGCACACCTCTTCCCCATCCTGACACCTACAGGCGACTGGTTGGTAAACTTATCTATTTGACCATTACCAGGCCTGATATTGCTTTCTCTGTCCAACTGCTGAGTCAATTCTTACAACACCCTACCTTTGATCATATGCAAGCTGCCAGGAGGGTGTTAAGGTATCTCAAGTCTGCACCAGGCCAGGGTGTCCTATTTGCAAGTATTTCTGCTGCCAAACTTACTGCCTACTGTGACTCTGACTGGGCCTCATGTGCATTCAATCGAAAGTCTACTACAGGGTTCTGTATTCTCCTTGGTAACTCCCCTATTTCCTGGAAATCCAAGAAACAGACTGTCGTGTCCCGCTCTTCTGCTGAAGCTGAGTACAGAGCCATGGCTATGACTACTTGTGAAGTCACTTGGCTCTTTCAGTTACTGCAGGATCTTGGTCTTCAACACTTAGGACATGCTCACCTTAAGTGTGATAACCAGGCTGCTCTGGCCATTGCTGCAAACCCAGTGTACCATGAACGCACTAAACACATTGAAGTGGATTGTCACTTCATCCGGGAAAAGATCCAACAAGGCCTTCTCACCACTTCCTATGTCAATACCAAAGATCAGGTTGCTGATGTTCTCACTAAGTCCTGCACTGTTTCTTAGCATCATCACTTATTGTCCAAGATGGGAGTTTCATCAGGCTTACACTCACATCTTGAGGGGGAGTGTAGAAAATAAAAAGACCCTACACAAGATCCACCTTAGTCTATATTGATAAGTCTTTAATTCAAGTACATAACttgtatattgtttattagtctaTGGGTGTAGAGTCAGCTATAGCTTAGTACTCTCTTTTGTCCAACAGAGAGCTTTTCCTTTTGTCCATCGGTCCTTATACAAGATCATCTGAGTATATGTGCTCCTTTGTACTCTTTGTATTTTACACACAAAAACTCTAATTCATTATCAATGATAATTCAATGAACTCAACCGCATTCTTCCGCATAATTCATCAATGTCTTCTACTTCCTGTTGCTTTTTTATAAACGCAACACAAGGCGCCCAGAACTGCTAACACTAATACAATTACAGGAAACATAAGTTACATGCATAGCAAACAAACTGAATCTAAGCCAATCACTATGCTTCCTCTTGGTATCATCGCTCCAGCGCCCAGATCTGAGTTGACTGAATGTCGTCGAATAACTTCATGGTGGCCAAAATGTAGAATTGCTCTGTATATGGCAAGAGCTTTGGGGAAATGAAAAAAGGAGAGGACCTCACTGTAATAATGGAGgtatgatattattattattattattattattattattattattattattattatatggcaAGAGCTTTAGGGAAATGAAAAAGGAGGGGACCTTACCCTAATAATGGAGgtatcatattattattattattattattattattattattattattattattattattattattattattattattattattattattattattattattattattattattattattattattattattattattattattattattattattattattattattattattattattattattattattattattattattattattattattattattattattattattattattattattattattattattattattattattattattattattattattattattattattattattattattattattattattattattattattattattattattattattattattattattattattattattattattattattattattattattattattattattattattattattattattattattattattattattattattattattattattattattattattattattattattattattattattattattattattattattattattattattattattattattattattattattattattattattaccgagggggttgtcgaccacgtgtcgaacgacacgcggcgatcggctcctcgcattcctagtccggcccTCTCCCgggggaagggcttcttctccgactcggtgagtcgggcttcttctccgactcggtgagtcggactccttctccgactctggtgagtcggactcctttcactcctctggggtatgcctcgtcggtgctgcggcgacgccgtcctcccgcgagtgcgggaaggactcaggtctaccactagcactctgggctcccccggcgtcttgatagggccagcttcttccagtgctccgttcaagtctcttggagtcacattttgggccctggtctcctggacgggttccgccgctcttgtcggtgtgacagtgtgagccggcgtactaccaattaggtccaggagtagcttcagtttcgctgcgtcaaccacatgtcccatgatggtgacctggttggcgggcagcggcgtatctggtattattggcatcccgtactccggttgaattacccggccggtggagggctgcgcaactccagaattgtggacggtatcatcttggtagaattcggtttcgtcagtcacgaatacctcttgttgtttcgacatcttcttagctttttgggtgggtttttgttttgtgttttttttttgtttgggaatgaatgtgactagcttctagtatctttccccacagacggcgccaattgttccgggtgtaattccaaagcagttatttgttaccacccgtgcttgtagaatgacgtctttgattgaatcctcctttcggtctcctgaaacagtgaacaaactgagggctcggctttggaccgagcgaactcactccgacgctcaagtcagtaaacttagagagataagttgttgttacttggcgaagtatatattatagagagataaggaagatattaccagatgaatagtgattcttaggttaaaatgtggatcctctcctcaatgagagttgaggagtatttatagactttcaccttttgtcacgtagtggccaagtggctagcaggtggaaagactgatctaccctcggccgagggacctacggcaggccggcgggccctgttgactcaccgccgaggggtcttggatatgagttcgcggatgtgtgccccggctggctggctgccccggccgggacccaagagacaggccgacagggtgcatcggttaggctgtctaatacgttgacttgctgtggatatctttgaccttgctcaatatgttgacttggtcagcgggtgcagaatatgccccatcaatttgcccccagcgtagtctatgccgtggtatgggctccgatgtgtgttgagcgtatattctgcgcaagacaaaatttttctgccccggtttcttctacctcggcgtggttctgcttaggccgtaccataccccccctccacatggatgtgtaaagggcatccgatgtggaaaagaaagtgacgctggccgagacctgggttgagagtgccggttgtttttgattgcccccggccggtgctacctatcttggttgatcatgtggccggcggagaacagatacttaggaatttgtcgaggaagatgaataggcagagagatatgaaggggcgtgttgaagacgcttggtcactgttgcattgattgacgttcaactgttgcaacgattgacattccgtggttgcatgtctgacacgtgtctgttcgctgattggctgacgtttcatgggctgcgccctgattggtccttcttcatgggcttttccctataaatagggcagttagtccctgaaattggccaccaattttattttctctaaaatttttcttctctctaaactttcaagggtttctttctcttctaatcttcggagtcgttacttcggctagtgcttttcttcaaggtaaccAATCAAATTTTtctcaatctcttattttgttaagttttGTTGCAAACATGTCTCCTGCTGATGCCGGaactagtaaccgtgcgccgggaggttccccgtcgcgtcttgatgaggaggtgATACTAGACGccgtcccgataaggtctgggggccccaggtctccttctcccgaagtcgatccaaaatttttggaggattgggaggatgatgacgatgttgatgatgacgacgatgatgctgaaagggctcgccctaatgaggggaggcagtacgtcatggatcacggcgaggcctgcATGACTGGTCTTGATCGTGCCTGGACCCataaattcgccagttgttccggtggaaatcttttcgagggtcatttctccttcggtgaggggtacaaaattgttatccctgaggagggtcaggcggtctgctgccctcccccgggtcatatcggcgtatatatcaggcacttggagtatgggctccggtttcctttgaatggaTACGTCACGgctatcatcaaagctatgaacgtcgccgtgggctcaaccgcatccgttggccattaggacgatagttggcttcgtgtggctctgtctctttaagggggaggtccccacggttaacttattccgccggcttcatcatcttcgccATCGACCCcaggtaaagtggggtggtataGCGTGCGATGGAGCCGGCTacatctccgttgataagctttcttcccgcaaggactggaaggggcggtgggtgtacgtcgaagtcttggatgactatccgctgcccggtccttccaaagacaccaagttaatttgcggtgcgagagtgaGGCGGAGCGTGACAAATGGGTaaccggagtaagcttaagatggacgcttcaaGGTCcgtcttaatgcggatgagaagcgggcgatcaCTGTTTGATGCttgagaagggatgggtgccccgaCTCGGATTATTCTTCGGGATGAGTCGCTttgcgcgtcggcctcataccggccctcaaccagggtgagtagggtcggtgtgaggcccatttttgcctgttatgctcctgtttttagagctttgttttacttctttcatGTAACCcttgtctggtttcttgcagaccggtttggccaagatctgtctgagaggaccttgaagaggttagggcttgacaaggacgggaaggtcgttcaGCAGCATCCTCAGGCTGACGCGCGTGATCGTagactggctcccaacgaactcatggacaagcagctgaaggcactggatccggcggtggctcaagcacgggttctcggaggcgtgccgaagagaaaaccaaaggcagcgtccaggtcggcgacggcgtcaaccccaactccctcttcaaccccaacggtccagaaggagcatgtggaggtcgtCGATATTACTGCGGAGGTGGTGActgttgcgaagggccctcctcctccaaagaagagaaaagaaccaCTGCCggcttccaccgttgccgggggaaagaatgattcacccggtcc
The Silene latifolia isolate original U9 population chromosome 11, ASM4854445v1, whole genome shotgun sequence genome window above contains:
- the LOC141614699 gene encoding uncharacterized protein LOC141614699 → MTNTNTNDTSETNTNNTIVTQSNAPFVMDPTDPLYLHPAENTHPVVVDTKLSGIDNYLEWKRQMELAICTKRKLGFLTGVVKRPVNDPLKEAAWDTCNSLLISWIMHNVEKQINRFVMYVKTAKEIWDYLQTQFSVSNEARKFILNKELDDLSQGDKSINEYFTELRILWQTEINAWLSAQQKEQDERKLFQFLHGLNSSYAIMRSHVLMMNLLPTVEEVAAIFQHEEAQRRNYKSSEKVESDNSAFFAGQSGHQYGIEAASRGSQNGPTCPLCPRKGHVKEMCWK